A region of Rhodospirillales bacterium DNA encodes the following proteins:
- a CDS encoding arginyltransferase: MFIRQSQATLRFFRTTPALRCPYLPGRFETKLVTELAGPDALDAHDRLTDAGFRRSHQYVYKPLCEGCAACVPVRVPVRTFEPSKSQRRNWRANAAVTGAVVPPMATSEQFALFSRYVAARHGDGDMAEMEFDDYRAMVEETPVETHLIEFREGGPGGRLVGACLTDWLGNGISAVYSFFDPRLRGRALGVFTVLWLVEEARRRSLPYVYLGYWIDGSRKMAYKAAYRPFETLGPDGWSQGGQ; this comes from the coding sequence ATGTTCATCCGGCAGAGCCAGGCGACACTCCGGTTTTTCCGCACGACGCCGGCGTTGCGGTGCCCGTATCTGCCGGGACGGTTCGAGACCAAGCTGGTCACGGAGCTCGCCGGCCCCGACGCGCTGGACGCCCACGACCGGCTAACCGACGCCGGCTTCCGCCGCTCGCATCAATACGTCTACAAGCCCCTGTGCGAGGGCTGCGCCGCCTGCGTCCCCGTCCGTGTGCCGGTCAGGACGTTCGAGCCCAGCAAGTCGCAGCGCCGGAACTGGCGCGCCAACGCCGCCGTGACCGGTGCCGTCGTGCCGCCGATGGCCACCAGCGAGCAATTCGCCCTGTTTTCCCGCTACGTCGCGGCGCGCCACGGCGACGGCGACATGGCCGAGATGGAGTTCGACGACTACCGGGCGATGGTCGAGGAGACGCCGGTCGAGACCCATCTCATCGAATTCCGCGAAGGCGGCCCCGGCGGCCGCCTCGTCGGCGCCTGCCTCACGGACTGGCTCGGCAACGGAATATCGGCGGTCTACAGCTTTTTCGATCCGCGGCTGCGCGGCCGCGCGCTCGGGGTGTTCACGGTGCTCTGGCTGGTTGAGGAGGCGCGCCGCCGCAGCCTTCCCTACGTCTATCTCGGGTACTGGATCGATGGCTCGCGCAAGATGGCCTACAAGGCCGCCTACCGTCCGTTTGAGACGCTCGGTCCGGACGGCTGGAGCCAAGGCGGCCAATAG
- a CDS encoding penicillin acylase family protein, whose protein sequence is MTRLARAVARFAAKAALGLVVFLATLATGLYFHLRTSIPDYGARLTLAGPSAPVEIVRDRNAIPHIFASSLEDALFGLGFAHAQDRLWQMESMRRAGAGRLSEILPPRFAGAAILDVDRTMRVLGVRRRAQESLAALSPRARALLDSYTAGVNAHLATHRGSFGPEFTLLRHAPEPWTPADSLVWGKLMALSLDGNWRAELLRARVARKVGEERMREMFPATGTDKDSTLAILGDALLDLRLDRLFGATDGLLTRKREASNEWVLGGAHTATGKPLLANDPHLGLSAPGTWYLARLVGPDFDIRGASSPGSPAIVLGHNGRIGWGFTTTNLDSQDLFVEKLDPTDPGKYVTPDGSRPFAVREEVINVRFGEPLKLQVRETRHGPVISDVLVAKEGDVPQAHVLALAATALDPADTSAEGFLGIGLARNWDEFLAATRKIVSPMQNMVYADVDGNIGLVAPAKVPLRRKGDGSVPAPGWTGEFDWAGFAPFEELPRAFNPPGGIIVNANARLVPATFRHFISRDWAEPYRQRRAAAMLSGAGQHRVGDMIAIQADNFSPDTADMLPPLLALKPRDARQRKAIDMLGAWNRRMLAERPEPLIYAAWIRELHRALYADELGDDLFADMVNPSVTFLAAALRDHPKWCDDTRTPAVETCADILSRALDAALDALQARGGTAMDNWRWGDMHFAAHRHQLLDAVPMLRDLASIRFPMDGGVHTLNRAGYSVRGSTPFAANHGAGLRAVYDFDDLENSRFAIPLGQSGNFLSPWYRNFVEPWRAFDYLRITGSKFGLRAEGVGTVTVMPAAK, encoded by the coding sequence GTGACGCGGCTCGCCCGCGCCGTCGCCCGCTTCGCCGCGAAGGCCGCGCTCGGCCTCGTGGTGTTTCTCGCCACGCTGGCGACCGGCCTCTACTTCCATCTCCGCACCTCGATCCCCGACTACGGTGCCCGCCTGACGCTGGCGGGCCCGTCGGCGCCGGTCGAGATCGTGCGCGACCGCAACGCCATCCCGCACATCTTCGCCAGCTCGCTCGAGGACGCGCTGTTCGGCCTCGGCTTCGCGCACGCGCAGGACAGGCTGTGGCAGATGGAGTCGATGCGCCGGGCCGGCGCCGGCCGCTTGTCGGAGATATTGCCGCCACGATTCGCCGGCGCCGCGATCCTCGACGTCGACCGCACGATGCGCGTCCTCGGCGTGCGGCGGCGCGCCCAGGAAAGCCTCGCCGCGCTGTCGCCGCGCGCCCGCGCGCTGCTCGATTCCTACACCGCCGGCGTCAACGCCCACCTCGCCACGCACAGGGGTTCGTTCGGTCCCGAGTTCACGCTGCTACGGCACGCGCCGGAGCCGTGGACGCCAGCCGACTCGCTGGTGTGGGGCAAGCTCATGGCGCTCTCCCTCGACGGCAACTGGCGCGCCGAGCTGCTGCGCGCCCGCGTCGCCCGCAAGGTCGGCGAGGAGCGCATGCGGGAGATGTTCCCCGCCACCGGCACCGATAAGGACTCGACCCTGGCGATCCTCGGCGACGCGCTGCTCGATCTGCGGCTCGATCGTCTGTTCGGGGCCACCGACGGGCTCCTGACTCGCAAGCGCGAGGCGTCGAACGAATGGGTGCTGGGCGGCGCGCACACGGCGACCGGCAAACCGCTGCTGGCCAACGATCCGCATCTCGGGCTGAGCGCGCCCGGCACTTGGTACCTCGCGCGCCTCGTCGGACCCGACTTCGACATCCGCGGCGCCTCCTCGCCCGGGTCGCCGGCGATCGTGCTGGGGCACAACGGGCGGATCGGCTGGGGCTTCACGACCACCAACCTCGACAGCCAGGACCTGTTCGTCGAGAAGCTGGATCCCACCGACCCCGGAAAGTACGTCACGCCGGACGGCAGCCGCCCGTTCGCCGTGCGCGAGGAAGTCATCAATGTCAGGTTCGGCGAGCCGCTCAAGCTGCAGGTGCGCGAGACCCGCCACGGACCGGTGATCTCCGATGTGCTCGTGGCCAAGGAAGGCGACGTGCCGCAGGCGCACGTGCTGGCGCTGGCCGCGACGGCGCTCGATCCGGCCGACACCTCGGCGGAGGGCTTCCTCGGCATCGGCCTGGCCCGCAACTGGGACGAGTTCCTGGCGGCGACGCGGAAAATCGTCTCGCCGATGCAGAACATGGTCTACGCCGACGTCGACGGGAACATCGGTCTTGTGGCGCCGGCGAAGGTGCCGTTGCGGCGCAAGGGGGATGGCTCGGTTCCGGCGCCGGGCTGGACCGGCGAGTTCGACTGGGCGGGGTTCGCGCCGTTCGAGGAGCTGCCGCGCGCCTTCAATCCGCCGGGCGGCATCATCGTCAACGCCAACGCCCGCCTCGTGCCGGCGACGTTCCGCCACTTCATCTCGCGCGACTGGGCCGAGCCGTACCGGCAGCGCCGCGCGGCGGCGATGCTGAGCGGCGCCGGCCAGCACCGCGTCGGCGACATGATCGCGATCCAGGCCGACAATTTCTCGCCGGACACCGCCGACATGCTGCCGCCGCTGCTGGCGCTGAAGCCGCGCGACGCGCGCCAACGCAAGGCGATAGACATGCTCGGCGCGTGGAACCGCCGGATGCTGGCGGAGCGGCCGGAGCCACTGATCTACGCGGCGTGGATCCGCGAGCTCCACCGCGCGCTCTACGCCGACGAGCTGGGCGACGATCTCTTCGCCGACATGGTCAATCCCTCCGTCACGTTCCTCGCCGCGGCGCTGCGCGACCATCCGAAATGGTGCGACGACACCCGCACGCCGGCCGTGGAGACGTGCGCAGACATCCTGTCGAGAGCGCTCGACGCCGCGCTCGACGCTCTGCAGGCGCGCGGCGGCACGGCTATGGACAACTGGCGCTGGGGCGACATGCATTTCGCCGCCCACCGCCACCAGCTGCTCGACGCCGTTCCGATGCTGCGCGATCTCGCCTCGATCCGCTTTCCGATGGATGGCGGCGTGCATACGCTGAACCGCGCCGGATACAGCGTGCGCGGATCGACGCCGTTCGCGGCGAACCACGGCGCGGGCCTACGGGCGGTGTACGATTTCGACGACCTCGAGAACAGCCGGTTCGCGATTCCGCTGGGGCAGTCCGGCAATTTCCTGTCCCCCTGGTACCGCAACTTCGTCGAACCGTGGCGCGCCTTCGACTACCTGCGCATCACCGGGTCGAAGTTCGGGCTGCGCGCCGAGGGAGTCGGCACGGTCACCGTGATGCCGGCGGCGAAGTGA
- a CDS encoding phosphotransferase — translation MAHAAATLARFHRLDWRRVLPDWEGPTPLSVELRRWDKVLRHAQDAGWLEIGLRVQAALLATEPEPRAIGLVHGDFQPGNLLYGDAGQLHGVIDWELASIGAQGLDLGWLMMMGDRGAWAPEWAPVTALPPATLLEAYRAAGGPVAEHVDWFQAFAAYRMASIACLNVKLHRTGRRPDPLWDRFAPAIPHLFRWAARRLENLPA, via the coding sequence GTGGCGCACGCGGCCGCGACGCTGGCGCGATTCCACCGGCTGGACTGGCGGCGCGTTCTCCCGGACTGGGAGGGGCCGACGCCGCTGTCGGTCGAGCTCCGCCGATGGGACAAGGTTCTGCGCCACGCCCAGGACGCCGGATGGCTCGAAATCGGATTGCGCGTTCAGGCGGCGCTGCTTGCCACCGAACCCGAGCCCCGCGCGATCGGTCTGGTGCATGGCGATTTCCAGCCGGGCAATCTGCTTTACGGCGACGCCGGCCAGCTCCACGGCGTCATCGATTGGGAATTGGCGTCGATCGGCGCGCAGGGCCTCGATCTCGGCTGGTTGATGATGATGGGCGACCGCGGGGCGTGGGCGCCGGAATGGGCGCCGGTCACCGCGCTGCCGCCGGCGACCCTGCTCGAAGCGTACAGGGCGGCCGGCGGTCCCGTCGCCGAGCATGTCGACTGGTTCCAGGCATTCGCCGCCTACCGCATGGCGTCGATCGCCTGCCTCAACGTGAAGCTGCACCGCACCGGCCGTCGACCAGATCCGCTCTGGGACCGGTTCGCGCCGGCGATCCCCCACCTGTTTCGATGGGCGGCCCGGAGGCTGGAAAACCTGCCCGCTTGA
- a CDS encoding sulfite exporter TauE/SafE family protein, whose amino-acid sequence MILGLGWGEVALLFGAGLVGAAINAVAGGGTFFTFPAFLSTGVSAVLANSSNAVAIWPGRLLAIAAYRRELVRQRERALWTGAVCLVGGLAGAWLLLRSGDKTFLRTVPWLILAATLLFLFDKQISARFGVRDGGQRPTPLAMAAMAVPLFICAAYGGYFGGGLGVMLMPVLSLTGVKDMQELNGLKNLLVTAIAGVAVVTFIVSGAVSWPGTIVMMAGALIGGYGGGVLARHIPAPILKKVVIAFGFALTAYYFWDIYVRP is encoded by the coding sequence ATGATCCTCGGACTGGGGTGGGGCGAGGTCGCGTTGCTGTTTGGCGCCGGGCTCGTCGGGGCCGCGATCAACGCCGTGGCCGGCGGCGGCACATTCTTCACGTTTCCGGCGTTCCTGTCGACCGGCGTCTCCGCCGTGCTCGCCAACTCCTCGAACGCCGTCGCGATCTGGCCGGGACGCCTGCTCGCCATCGCCGCCTACCGTCGCGAACTGGTGCGCCAGCGCGAGCGGGCGCTGTGGACCGGCGCGGTCTGCCTGGTCGGCGGCCTCGCCGGCGCCTGGCTGCTGCTGCGATCCGGCGACAAGACCTTCCTGCGCACCGTGCCCTGGCTGATCCTGGCCGCGACCCTGCTGTTCCTGTTCGACAAGCAGATTTCGGCGCGGTTCGGGGTACGCGACGGCGGCCAGCGGCCGACGCCGCTGGCCATGGCGGCGATGGCCGTCCCGCTGTTCATCTGCGCGGCGTACGGCGGGTACTTCGGGGGCGGGCTCGGGGTGATGCTGATGCCGGTGCTGTCGCTGACCGGCGTCAAGGACATGCAGGAGCTCAACGGGCTGAAGAACCTCCTGGTGACGGCGATCGCGGGCGTCGCCGTGGTGACCTTCATCGTCTCCGGGGCGGTGTCCTGGCCGGGCACCATCGTGATGATGGCCGGCGCGCTGATCGGCGGCTATGGGGGCGGCGTGCTTGCCCGCCACATACCGGCGCCGATCCTCAAGAAGGTCGTGATCGCCTTCGGATTCGCCCTCACCGCCTACTATTTCTGGGACATTTACGTGCGGCCCTGA
- a CDS encoding DUF4166 domain-containing protein yields the protein MFPPATIVVLGATGAFGAHVSRLTAAIPGVRLTVMARDASRLAGLVSALGRDVPGCDARGCAIDLDAAGWRATLARIAPSIVIHVAGPFQGRDYGVAEACVAMGAHYVDLADAREFVAGIGALNMAAVRAGVVVASGASSVPALSGAVVDALAAGLSRVDAIDIAIAPGNRAPRGRATIAAIVGRAGQAISVWEEGRWRRRVAWHDLRRRAFGDGIGRRWLSLCDVPDLTLFPARYGVRERVAFHAGLELSTLHLGLWALAWPVRWGVARTLAPLAGGLTALARMTAFAGTDRGCMTVDVAGRDADGAAVEVRWRLVAENGDGPWTPALAPVALARKLAAGVSIAPGARACLGLVTLAEILAEADGLRIRTERRERRPLYRRISGAAWAGLPAPVRRLHDVASRSVFNGTADIDGAAGPLARLAARVFGFPGEGREVPVTVELLARDGVETWRRTFGARSFKSTQCDVPGGAAGAVVERFGPTAFAMRVECSGEGIDLALIGFRAAGFPMPRFLWPRIVANERVDDRGRFRFDVSITMPILGRLVRYRGWLAAVEEAEAAPVTSPPASR from the coding sequence GTGTTCCCTCCCGCGACCATCGTCGTACTGGGAGCGACGGGCGCGTTCGGCGCCCATGTCAGCCGCCTGACGGCGGCGATTCCTGGCGTCCGGTTGACGGTCATGGCGCGCGACGCGTCGCGACTGGCCGGTCTCGTCTCCGCGTTGGGCCGCGATGTTCCGGGGTGCGACGCGCGCGGGTGCGCGATCGACCTCGACGCGGCGGGGTGGCGCGCGACGCTCGCGCGGATCGCGCCGTCCATCGTCATCCACGTCGCGGGACCATTCCAAGGGCGCGACTACGGCGTCGCCGAGGCGTGCGTGGCGATGGGCGCCCACTACGTCGATCTCGCCGACGCGCGTGAATTCGTGGCCGGGATCGGCGCGCTCAACATGGCCGCGGTGCGGGCCGGCGTCGTGGTCGCGAGCGGCGCAAGCTCGGTGCCGGCGCTTTCGGGGGCCGTGGTCGACGCCCTCGCCGCCGGCCTGTCGCGCGTCGACGCCATCGACATCGCGATCGCGCCGGGCAACCGCGCGCCGCGCGGGCGCGCGACCATCGCGGCGATCGTCGGCCGCGCCGGGCAGGCGATCTCCGTGTGGGAGGAGGGCCGATGGCGAAGGCGCGTCGCGTGGCACGATCTGCGCCGCCGCGCGTTCGGCGACGGCATCGGCCGGCGTTGGCTTTCACTTTGCGATGTGCCGGATCTGACGCTTTTCCCGGCGCGGTACGGCGTGCGCGAGCGCGTCGCCTTCCACGCCGGGCTCGAGCTCTCCACGCTGCATCTCGGCCTTTGGGCTCTGGCCTGGCCGGTACGGTGGGGAGTGGCGCGGACGCTGGCGCCTCTAGCCGGCGGGCTCACGGCGCTGGCGCGGATGACGGCCTTCGCCGGCACCGACCGCGGTTGCATGACGGTCGATGTCGCCGGCCGCGACGCCGACGGCGCCGCGGTCGAGGTGCGATGGCGATTGGTCGCCGAGAACGGTGATGGCCCATGGACGCCGGCGCTGGCGCCGGTGGCGCTTGCGCGCAAGCTGGCCGCCGGCGTGTCGATCGCGCCCGGCGCACGCGCCTGCCTCGGGCTTGTGACGCTCGCGGAGATCTTGGCCGAGGCGGACGGACTGCGGATTCGCACCGAGCGCCGCGAACGCCGGCCGCTCTACCGTCGCATCTCCGGCGCGGCGTGGGCGGGGTTGCCGGCGCCGGTCCGACGGCTGCACGACGTCGCGTCGCGTTCGGTGTTCAACGGGACGGCCGACATCGACGGGGCGGCCGGTCCCCTCGCGCGCCTCGCCGCCCGCGTGTTCGGATTTCCGGGCGAAGGACGCGAAGTTCCCGTGACGGTCGAACTGCTGGCGCGCGACGGCGTGGAGACCTGGCGCCGCACGTTCGGCGCGCGGTCCTTCAAGTCGACGCAGTGCGACGTGCCGGGTGGCGCGGCGGGCGCGGTGGTCGAACGCTTCGGTCCGACGGCGTTCGCGATGCGCGTGGAGTGCTCGGGCGAGGGCATCGATCTCGCGCTGATCGGCTTCCGGGCGGCCGGCTTTCCGATGCCGCGGTTCCTGTGGCCGCGCATCGTCGCCAACGAGCGCGTCGACGATCGCGGCCGCTTCCGCTTCGACGTGTCGATCACGATGCCGATTCTCGGCCGGCTGGTCCGCTACCGCGGCTGGCTGGCGGCGGTCGAGGAGGCGGAAGCCGCTCCGGTCACTTCGCCGCCGGCATCACGGTGA
- a CDS encoding thiol-disulfide oxidoreductase DCC family protein: MVGRRPVPPNGTRVAVPIPGAGPVILFDGVCVLCAGFVRFVVARDRACAYRFVAAQSPLGQALLVDLGLSTVDFESNVLIEDGRAHFKSEAFIRVASRLTWPWRWAGTLRVCPRPLRDAAYDIIAGNRYRLFGRRDSCLVPSPALAARFLD; encoded by the coding sequence ATGGTCGGCCGACGCCCGGTGCCACCGAACGGAACGCGGGTCGCCGTGCCGATCCCCGGCGCGGGTCCGGTGATCCTGTTCGACGGTGTCTGCGTGCTGTGCGCCGGCTTCGTGCGTTTCGTCGTGGCGCGCGACCGCGCCTGCGCCTACCGGTTCGTGGCCGCGCAGTCGCCGCTCGGACAGGCGCTGCTTGTCGATCTCGGCCTTTCCACGGTCGACTTCGAGAGCAATGTCCTGATCGAGGATGGCCGCGCCCACTTCAAATCCGAGGCCTTCATCCGCGTCGCCTCGCGTCTCACATGGCCGTGGCGGTGGGCCGGGACACTGAGAGTATGCCCGCGGCCGCTGCGCGACGCCGCGTACGACATCATCGCGGGCAACCGCTACCGGCTGTTCGGCCGGCGGGATTCCTGTCTCGTGCCGTCGCCCGCGCTCGCCGCGCGGTTTCTCGACTAG
- a CDS encoding undecaprenyl-diphosphate phosphatase, whose product MDATLVVKSAILGIVEGLTEFIPVSSTGHILLMESLLGFEGPPGNVFDIVIQTGAILAVCWLYRVKLWRTVVGLFRNPIATRFALNVAIGFLPAAVIGIAAHGFIKRALFNPWVVAVSLIVGGVAILIIERMAPRPSVKTVDDIDWKLALKIGLCQCVAMIPGVSRSGATIMGARLFGADRAAAAEFSFFLAIPTLIGAAAYDTYKNWSTLAGDGQAWTAIGVGFVVSFIVALPVVKWLIGFVSRYGFGPFAWYRIVVGVATLALLATLGGR is encoded by the coding sequence ATGGACGCAACCCTCGTCGTCAAAAGCGCGATCCTCGGGATCGTCGAGGGGCTGACGGAGTTCATTCCCGTCTCGTCGACCGGCCACATCCTTCTGATGGAGAGCCTGCTCGGGTTCGAGGGCCCGCCGGGCAACGTGTTCGACATCGTGATCCAGACCGGCGCGATCCTCGCGGTGTGCTGGCTCTACCGCGTGAAGCTGTGGCGCACGGTGGTCGGCCTGTTCCGCAATCCGATCGCGACGCGCTTCGCCCTGAACGTGGCGATCGGCTTCCTGCCCGCCGCGGTCATCGGCATCGCGGCCCACGGCTTCATCAAGCGCGCGCTGTTCAATCCTTGGGTCGTCGCCGTGTCGTTGATCGTCGGCGGCGTCGCGATCCTGATCATCGAGCGGATGGCGCCGCGGCCGTCGGTCAAGACCGTCGACGACATCGACTGGAAGCTCGCGCTCAAGATCGGCCTATGCCAGTGCGTCGCGATGATCCCGGGTGTGTCGCGCTCCGGCGCGACGATCATGGGCGCGCGCCTGTTCGGCGCCGACCGCGCGGCGGCGGCCGAATTCTCGTTCTTTCTGGCGATACCGACGCTGATCGGCGCCGCCGCCTACGACACGTACAAGAATTGGTCGACGCTCGCCGGAGACGGACAAGCTTGGACCGCCATCGGGGTCGGATTCGTCGTCTCGTTCATCGTCGCGCTGCCGGTGGTGAAATGGCTGATCGGCTTCGTCAGCCGCTACGGCTTCGGGCCGTTCGCGTGGTACCGAATCGTCGTCGGCGTGGCGACGTTGGCGTTGCTCGCGACGCTCGGCGGGCGCTGA
- a CDS encoding cisplatin damage response ATP-dependent DNA ligase has protein sequence MRRFADLLDSLAFQPARGAKLRLITAYLRDTPDPDRGYALAALTGALDMAAVKPALLREFGTARMGETLFALSYDYVGDLAETVALAWDAIPRDRTSTATGPAPSLSTIVETLSRSSKREAAPLLERWMDALDATGRWALLKLVTGGLRVGVSARLAKQAVAELGGVPIDEVEEVWHALAPPYAGLFAWLAGGPRPDPGAAPTFRPSMLATPLEEAELPALDPSAYRAEWKWDGVRVQLVATAGSRRLFTRSGDDASAAFPDVLEAMAFDAVLDGELLVARAGGEGSLDVAPFSDLQQRLNRKQAGAKLLRDHPAHVRLYDALFLDGEDLRSSPFDVRRARLERWYAAVRPARLDLSPLIPFSTWAELAALRDGARVAAIEGLMLKRGDSAYVAGRPKGPWFKWKRAALTADCVLMYAQRGHGKRSSFYSDYTFGCWRTHEDAAPELVPVGKAYSGFTDADLARLDKWVRDHAVQRFGPVLEVAPGLVLEIAFDAVQRSTRHKSGLAMRFPRVHRIRWDKPAAEADGVDTLERLIAT, from the coding sequence ATGCGCCGCTTCGCCGACCTGCTCGATTCGCTGGCGTTCCAGCCGGCGCGCGGCGCAAAACTGCGCCTGATCACCGCCTATCTGCGCGACACGCCCGATCCGGACCGCGGCTACGCGCTGGCGGCGTTGACCGGCGCGCTCGATATGGCCGCCGTGAAGCCGGCGCTGCTGCGCGAATTCGGCACCGCCCGGATGGGTGAAACGCTCTTCGCGCTGTCCTACGACTACGTCGGCGATCTGGCGGAGACCGTGGCGCTGGCATGGGACGCCATTCCGCGCGACCGCACGTCGACGGCGACCGGTCCGGCGCCCAGCCTGTCGACAATCGTCGAGACGCTGTCGCGGTCGTCGAAGCGCGAGGCCGCGCCGCTTCTGGAACGCTGGATGGACGCGCTCGACGCGACCGGCCGCTGGGCGCTGTTGAAGCTGGTGACCGGCGGCCTCCGCGTCGGCGTGTCGGCCCGCCTGGCGAAGCAGGCGGTGGCCGAGCTCGGCGGCGTGCCGATCGACGAGGTCGAGGAGGTCTGGCACGCGCTGGCACCGCCCTACGCCGGGCTGTTCGCATGGCTCGCCGGCGGACCGCGTCCCGATCCCGGCGCCGCGCCGACCTTCAGGCCGTCGATGCTGGCCACGCCACTGGAGGAGGCGGAGCTTCCCGCGCTCGATCCATCGGCCTACCGCGCGGAATGGAAATGGGACGGCGTCCGCGTCCAGCTGGTGGCGACGGCCGGATCGCGACGCCTCTTCACACGATCGGGGGACGACGCGTCGGCGGCCTTTCCCGACGTCCTCGAGGCGATGGCGTTCGACGCCGTTCTGGACGGCGAACTTCTTGTGGCCCGCGCCGGCGGCGAGGGATCGCTCGATGTCGCGCCTTTCTCCGACCTTCAACAGCGCCTGAACCGCAAACAGGCCGGCGCCAAGCTCCTGCGCGATCATCCCGCCCATGTCCGCCTCTACGATGCGCTGTTCCTCGATGGCGAGGACCTGAGGTCGTCGCCATTCGACGTGCGCCGCGCGCGGCTGGAGCGCTGGTACGCCGCGGTCCGGCCGGCGCGTCTCGATCTGTCGCCGCTGATCCCGTTCTCGACATGGGCCGAGCTCGCGGCGCTGCGCGACGGCGCGCGGGTGGCGGCGATCGAGGGGCTGATGCTGAAGCGCGGCGACAGCGCTTACGTCGCCGGCCGTCCCAAAGGACCGTGGTTCAAGTGGAAGCGCGCGGCGCTGACGGCGGATTGCGTTCTGATGTATGCCCAGCGCGGCCACGGCAAGCGGTCGTCGTTCTACTCCGACTACACGTTCGGCTGCTGGCGGACGCACGAGGACGCCGCGCCCGAGCTCGTCCCGGTCGGCAAGGCCTACTCAGGGTTCACCGACGCCGACCTGGCGCGGCTCGACAAGTGGGTCCGCGACCACGCCGTCCAGCGCTTCGGGCCGGTGCTGGAGGTGGCGCCGGGGCTGGTGCTGGAGATCGCCTTTGACGCTGTGCAACGGTCGACGCGCCACAAATCCGGCCTCGCGATGCGCTTTCCGCGGGTCCACCGTATCCGCTGGGACAAGCCGGCCGCCGAGGCCGACGGCGTCGACACGCTGGAACGGCTGATCGCGACGTAG
- a CDS encoding CoA transferase: MTENVLDKRPGGPLAGLVVVDMTRVLAGPYCTMMLSDLGARVIKVETPAVGDDSRHIGPFIKGKSAYFSSLNRAKESIALDLKNEADRAIFERLLARADVLVENYRPGTMEKLGYGFETLHAKHPRLIFAQASGFGDSGPYRTRAAYDMVVQGMGGIMSVTGHPGGPPTRVGSSVGDITAGLFTAVGVNAALYHRERTGEGMKIDVSMLDCQIAILENAIARYFATGEAPGPIGARHPSITPFEALECADGHIVVAAGNENLFAKLAEAIDAPALAADERFRTNDLRTRNQPALKDELERRLRTKPGRAWLEILDAKGVPCGPLNNVEQALNDVQVRHRNMVVSVDDKDVGQFHMAGNPIKLSAFVDPPTRGPVPDLDGDRAAILAWLDRA, translated from the coding sequence ATGACAGAGAACGTCCTGGACAAGCGCCCGGGCGGGCCGCTCGCCGGCCTCGTCGTCGTCGACATGACGCGCGTGCTCGCAGGCCCGTACTGCACGATGATGCTGAGCGACCTCGGCGCCCGGGTGATCAAGGTGGAGACGCCGGCCGTCGGTGACGATTCCCGCCACATCGGCCCCTTCATCAAGGGCAAGTCGGCCTATTTCTCGTCCCTCAACCGGGCCAAGGAGTCGATCGCGCTCGATCTCAAGAACGAGGCCGACCGCGCGATCTTCGAACGGCTGCTGGCGCGCGCCGACGTGCTGGTCGAAAACTACCGACCGGGCACCATGGAGAAGCTGGGCTACGGCTTCGAGACGCTGCACGCGAAGCACCCCCGCCTGATCTTCGCGCAAGCCTCCGGCTTCGGCGACAGCGGTCCCTACCGCACCCGCGCGGCCTACGACATGGTCGTCCAAGGGATGGGCGGCATCATGAGCGTCACGGGCCATCCCGGCGGTCCCCCGACGCGGGTCGGCAGCTCGGTCGGCGATATCACGGCCGGATTGTTCACCGCCGTCGGCGTCAACGCCGCGCTGTACCACCGCGAGCGCACCGGCGAGGGCATGAAGATCGACGTGTCGATGCTCGACTGCCAGATCGCCATCCTGGAGAACGCCATCGCCCGCTACTTCGCGACCGGCGAGGCGCCCGGCCCGATCGGCGCGCGGCATCCCTCGATCACCCCGTTCGAGGCGCTGGAATGCGCCGACGGGCACATCGTCGTGGCGGCCGGCAACGAGAACCTGTTCGCCAAGCTGGCGGAGGCGATCGACGCGCCGGCGCTGGCGGCCGACGAGCGGTTCCGCACCAACGACCTGCGCACCCGCAACCAGCCGGCGCTCAAGGACGAGCTCGAGCGGCGCCTGCGGACGAAACCCGGCCGGGCGTGGCTGGAGATCCTCGACGCCAAGGGCGTGCCCTGCGGGCCGCTCAACAATGTCGAACAGGCGTTGAACGACGTCCAGGTACGCCACCGCAACATGGTGGTCTCGGTGGACGACAAGGATGTCGGCCAATTCCACATGGCCGGCAACCCGATCAAGCTCTCGGCCTTCGTCGATCCCCCGACGCGCGGCCCGGTCCCGGACCTCGACGGCGACCGCGCGGCGATCCTGGCGTGGCTGGACCGCGCGTGA
- a CDS encoding HIT domain-containing protein — protein MDGGEFALHHRLGADTAPLGDLPLCRVLLMDNAAWPWIVLVPRRPALREFHDLPAPDRAALMEEIAAASKAMAALPGTTKVNVGMLGNIVSQLHIHVVARREGDPNWPGPVWGFGSPARYAPGARDRLAASVREGLGI, from the coding sequence ATGGATGGGGGCGAATTCGCATTGCATCACCGGCTGGGGGCCGACACGGCGCCACTGGGCGATCTGCCCCTCTGCCGGGTGTTGCTGATGGACAACGCCGCCTGGCCTTGGATCGTCCTCGTTCCCCGGCGGCCGGCGTTGCGTGAATTCCACGACCTCCCGGCGCCCGACCGGGCGGCCCTCATGGAGGAGATCGCGGCGGCCTCGAAGGCGATGGCAGCGCTGCCGGGGACGACCAAGGTCAATGTCGGCATGCTGGGCAACATCGTGTCGCAGCTGCACATCCATGTCGTCGCCCGGCGGGAGGGCGACCCGAACTGGCCGGGGCCGGTCTGGGGGTTCGGATCGCCCGCGCGCTACGCGCCGGGCGCGCGGGACCGACTCGCCGCCAGTGTTCGGGAAGGTTTGGGGATATAG